The genomic DNA GGTTTTTACTCCCGCATTTTTAGCGATTTCTCTGGCTTTGATAGCTGCGTCTTTGCCAGTGGGAGAAGTGACTAAATAGCCTTCGATGTATAAATATTCAGAATCTGCGATCGCCTCTGGAACTAATTCATTAGTAGAAAATTCCCCCGTAATTCCCAAAAATGTATTCATTGTCCGATCAGCATCGGGAGTTACTAAAACCAAACATTTACCAGTAATTCCTGATTGTAAATCAGCATCTTTTAAATTTGTATCTACCTGACAGTTAAGCAAATCTTTAATGTAAAAGTCGCCAAATTCATCATTAGCAACTTTACAGGAATAAAAACTTCTTCCTCCAAATTGACTAATTGCTACAATTGTGTTAGCCGCTGAACCTCCACAACTTTTATGACAATTCAGAGTTTTCAGATTTTCTAAAACATGATTTTGACTTTCTTCATCTAGGAGTGTCATTACACCTTTATCAATATTTAGCTTTTGTAGTAGCTCTGGAGAGACTTGATATTCAATATCCACCAAAGCATTACCCACACCATAAACATCATATTTCTTGCCCATTCTTAATCTCCTAGAATAATTTCTGTCTAACTCGAACAGAATTGATAATAACAGATATGCAACAGATATGAAAAATTATGATTCATTCGTTTTTATCTGCGTCTATCTGCGTTTATCTGCGGTTAATTCTTTTCAATAGATTTATTTTATGGAGATTGAGAGTCCAGGAATGTTGAATTAATTTATTTCTATCAACTATAATCATCAAAACTGATCAGGATTTAGTTGGAATTAATTTCTGTTGCCATTCATCATTGTTTTCTATATTATTCAAAACTATTCGCTGATAGGATTCATTGGCTAATTGAATGTTTAAAACATTACCAAAATTATTCTTTCTTCTCACATACCAAAATTCCTTACCTCTGTCTGTATAATAAGTTCCAGTTTTAATTACACCAGGAATAGCTGTACCAGGAGCGCGGATTTCTTTCCAGGTATTCGGTGGTAACTCTGTTGTCACTTGGATAATATTAGTGAGAGGAATTTGCCAAGATTTGTGCAGTCTAGCTGCTAAAAGTTGTTCTGTGAATGTAAATTCAATCTGCAAACAGTCATCTATTATATTTAAATTCATGGTTTGATAAAAATAATTTACTTACTTATTTATTAATTTTATTCCCATATAAAATGATTTGTCATTGTCATCAAAGAAAAAATCTGAGAGATGATTAGAGATGAATAGCTATCCTCTGGTATGTCAAAATAAAAAGGATTGACTATCACAACGTAAGTAACTCACTCAAACAGCTAGATAAAGGATTGATCTGAGAAATGGCAGAAGAAACCAACCAAAAACCAGCAGAAACCGAAAAAACTGCTGCTAAACCTGCGGCCAAGAAAGAAAAACCCCCTGCTGTGGAAGATAAGCCGTTTGAAGAGTTTATGCAGCAATATTACCTACCTGCTTTACAACAGGCGATCGCACAGGAAGGACTAACAGATGTAAACCTGACTTTTGCTAAACAGAAGTATCCTCTTATTGGTTTTGACTCCACTGAAGAATGCTGGCAAATTATCGGTAGTTGGCAAAACGGACAGCGCCAATTTAATGTTTACTTCCCTGATGCAGACATCCAAGGTCAAAAGGGATTTTCCTGTCATGAGGGTAAAAAACCCAGCACTTTGGAATCATTCCTCATTGATGAACGCAAAATCACCCTTGATTTATTGGTCAATCGTCTACTCTACCGTTTAAACGGTCAAAAATGGCTAGGTAGAAATTAATCATTGGGCATAGGGCATGGGGCATTGGTACTTAGTGGTTAGTTTTTTCCTATTCCCTATTCCCTATTCCCTTCCTTAACTGATAACTAACACATTTACATTTCATGGAAATGATAGGTAACAGCCCCAGTTACAGGGTCGTTATCCATAATCACATAACCTGATTGCAGCATATCTTTTAACACCATTTCCACCTCGGCAAAACTAGCACCAGTAGCCATCACACCTTGAGTAACTGTCAAAAAACCACCTCTACTTGCTGCTGCTTCTAACAATTTGAGCATTAATTTATGACCAGTGGGTTGGTAAACTTGGGTGTTAACAACAGGTTGATTTACTGGTAAACCTAAAGGTGATAAACCTGCCTTTAATCGCAAATTTTGCTCATATTCATCTATCATTCCTGGAATTAACAGCAAATCTACGAACTGACCGACATAGAAGAAACCAAGGGTAAAAAACCATAATAAACCCGTCCCGATTTTGCCATTATACAAGCGATGTAAACCGCCAAAACCCAAAAAACCAGCAGCACATAAGATATAAGAAGCGATGAGACGCTCTTGATGATTATTTTTTTCTGTTTTCATAGCTTTCTGTAAACAAAGCGTTTATGCTAGTCTTTTAAAATGCAAGTAAAATTATATCTATCCTAACTCAATAATTTTAGTAGTAGATGGAATTGAGGATCTTAGGTGATTACCAATTTTCAACCCCTAATTTCGCAATATCTAAAGATTTGTTGCAACTCTTAATGTTTTATTTCTATTTTCACCCCTAGACCTTGCTACACTGGATTTCATACAAATGTCATTATTGTCCTTAGCAGCACCTTGTGAGAGCATAAATTTAGAATTTAGCTGTCTGGTGTACTCAACATAAGAAAAACACAAGAGCAATTAACACATGGTAAATTCCCTCGAAAAACCAGGCTTTGAAGAAATGCGTCCTGGGGTGAAAGTCCCCTCTAAGGAAACCCTTTTAACACCCCGGTTTTACACAACAGATTTTGATGAAATGGCGCGGATGGATATTTCCGTCAACGAAGACGAATTACAAGCCATCCTCGAAGAATTTCGCATTGACTACAACCGTCATCACTTTGTTCGGGATGCTGAGTTTGAACAATCCTGGGATCATATTGATGGGGAAACTCGTCAATTGTTCGTGGAATTTCTAGAACGTTCCTGTACTGCGGAATTCTCTGGATTTTTACTTTACAAAGAACTCGGCCGTCGCTTAAAAGACAAAAGCCCTGTCTTAGCAGAATGTTTTAACTTGATGTCACGGGATGAAGCCCGTCATGCTGGTTT from Okeanomitos corallinicola TIOX110 includes the following:
- a CDS encoding adenosine kinase — encoded protein: MGKKYDVYGVGNALVDIEYQVSPELLQKLNIDKGVMTLLDEESQNHVLENLKTLNCHKSCGGSAANTIVAISQFGGRSFYSCKVANDEFGDFYIKDLLNCQVDTNLKDADLQSGITGKCLVLVTPDADRTMNTFLGITGEFSTNELVPEAIADSEYLYIEGYLVTSPTGKDAAIKAREIAKNAGVKTTFTLSDYNMVKFFKDGLLDIIGSGLDFIFANESEALGLAETEDFQVAVDKLKILSKGFAITRGPKGSVVFDGEKLIEIAAPQVKAVDTVGAGDMYAGAFLYGVTHGMNYEAAGKLASQAASQIVTTYGPRLKTEELKALLS
- a CDS encoding DUF2996 domain-containing protein; amino-acid sequence: MAEETNQKPAETEKTAAKPAAKKEKPPAVEDKPFEEFMQQYYLPALQQAIAQEGLTDVNLTFAKQKYPLIGFDSTEECWQIIGSWQNGQRQFNVYFPDADIQGQKGFSCHEGKKPSTLESFLIDERKITLDLLVNRLLYRLNGQKWLGRN
- a CDS encoding NINE protein is translated as MKTEKNNHQERLIASYILCAAGFLGFGGLHRLYNGKIGTGLLWFFTLGFFYVGQFVDLLLIPGMIDEYEQNLRLKAGLSPLGLPVNQPVVNTQVYQPTGHKLMLKLLEAAASRGGFLTVTQGVMATGASFAEVEMVLKDMLQSGYVIMDNDPVTGAVTYHFHEM